GTCAAAAGTCACTTTTAGTCCCTATAGTTTGACACTTCAACTATTTTTGACCATGTGGTTTCAATTCCATCAATTTTGCCATTGTAGTTTcgtatttgtagcaatttaATGACAAGTTAGCAttcttgtcaatttctttggAGGTGCAAGGGGCAATTTCATCAACTCAAAACTCTTGAGCATAAAAGCTTGTCTAAAACTCTCCCCATTTCATATTAGGGCTTGAAATTGGCCATTTAGGTTTAGGTTTCTTAAAAAATTGAGATTAGTGATTGAATTAGGGTaacttttaaattattattattatatatataattaaaaataaatacaatacTTATCGGGCCGGGTTCAGGAATACCATCCCTGGCCCATATCTGATCGGGTATTTTAAAATCAGGGATCCGCGTACCTGCCCCCGTTTCCCCCCAGAAAATTCCCCCTGTTAAGGCTAGGGACCAGACGGGAATTGTTGCCATCCCTACCGTCAGAGAATGGTATCCCAATCCCAGCCTGAATCCcctgttttttaaaattacttatataaaaaagttatCCATATGATAACACTTGAATTTTACTTTAAACTATCATTCAACTCAATTACATTCAATTGAAGTATAAAATTTCACTCAACTACCCAAAATCATCTCAATTTAATTTGAACaaactaataaaattatttttgagacccaaaaaatccaaggctaggcccaaatatattccCGGTCCAATGCGATGCCTTACCGAGAAGGAACCCGATTTGGGCACGCGAAAGTTCGTCATACGCGCTTGCacacatgccacgccaagcaaataagcaacacgccacgctacaagcttaagtgagCCTAAGCCACGCAAATACTTGGGGCTTGCTGAGCGAGTTGTGGTATGACTGGTTACGAGTATTTACAAGGCCCATTGATGGTCCAAtgagtggaagttttgggctacttgggagcttcaaaactcaagcccattccTTCAGCCCAAACATATGGGTGAGCATGAGAGAAAACCTAGTAGCTCAACACCTTAAGAAAACCTAATAGCCCATAACATGTGAGGAAATCCCACATTAACCAAAGCTTCTAGCAGCTTGACAAGACGTTGGAAATGGAGTATCAATGACCCAATACTGTGAACAAAGCCCAGCCCAACGCCTTGTAAAAATCTAGCATCGTATTCCACCCTTGTCAAAGCTCCATAACAGTCAACGAGAAGCCATTGCAGGAACTAAAGGAAATCCGTATGTGTAGAAGGAGTACCCATTAGACAAATGACTCTATCCATTCTCTTTTTTCCTCTGCGAGCTCTAATTTGAAAACCAAGGAGGAAAGCAGGTGGCTCTTCACCCCCATGGGGAGGTCCAACAGCACAAAACCTTGGAACCCCAAAGAGCCTGTGACCCATGCACTCTGATTAAagaaatttcaccaaaaaggAGTGAATGGAaagaagcaaaggaaaagTGGGGATGAAGGATCGATAGAATTAGGATTCTAAGTGCCTATAAAATGAGCCACTTTCTACCCATAAAAAACAACTCACCTTGGTTGCTGCAAGCCTCCCACCAACCATGACAACAGATCGAAGGCAAGCATCCCCTTtggaacccttcaatttcatgctttgttcttccatcttcttcctctctttctgATCGAAGGCAAGCAACCATATCtagagagagcaagcatcacctCTCATCTCTGGAACCCTTCGATTTCAAGCCTTGTTCTTCGATTTCAAGCTGTTGGAAAATTGCTCAAACTACCCACTtctcgtctctctctctctctctctctctctctctctctctcttttcaacAAATCCCATTAAAATCCCTTCCCTCTTGCTTTAAACCTCTGTTCCTCATAGGAAACCCaagccttctctctctcatgctaaactcatgaatactcagctcccatgccacaagcttctcatgtcaagccaagaatttatctgtaagcaactGTTGGTTTCATTAGTGAAAAagaccaaggtgtttcctaaggctcagCTACCCTTTTGAAACACTCTTGGGGCCTGATTCTTGAACTTATACACAATGGGCAAATCCAGCCATTTGCTCTTTACAGTAGCCCAAGCCCATTTGTAGCTGCCGAAAGAAAAAACCCCTGCATAAATTGGCGACTCCGCTGGGGATTAGGCCGCTATCTTCACCAATACCTCCAATCAGAAGCAATAAaccagagaaaataaaaaaataagaacattctctctttctttctttttttccttttgttggcTATCTACTTTGCAGAACAAGCATAACATGGGTTACTGACATGTGCCTTTTGCTTGTGTCTTAGATCTCTATTCTCAAGCAAAACCAGGCCTTGTACCAAGGCTGGGGGCTTAGGCAAATCCATCATTCATGCCATTGAAGCGAACTACACATGCAAACTCCAAAATACTTGGGGGCTTTATGCCAAGCAAAtctgttttatattttaaaataaaattaaaaaaaaaaaagaaaaaaagaaggagtCAAGCATAGGCACCTCAAAGTTTCTCATGCTAAACCAAGCTATACCTCAGTTCCAAGAGCTGTGTGAACATTATTCACATCCTCATAGCAATTCCAAGCTATATGATTCCAAGCCAAGTTACATTATTCTAGCTCATACTCTACAAGCAAAGAATTTATGGCACTTGACTTATTTCAAATCTTCTTAGCCCCTGCCCTATTTCAAACATCATGCTAGTGTATATGCTCCTTAACCCCCAAAGCTCAAGTTATACTTGCAACAATACCATACAACATCAAGTTCTCATGAAAATATTGCACAAGATCATCCTCTAGCAATGCCCGGGTCAGCACTCAATGCCAAAAGAAAGGACATGCtaaattttcaaacaaaagcaacatgCCAACCATTCTAGCTTAAACATCCCACATTTGGAAAAATCACTAGAAATCAAGCTTACAACCAACAAATCCCAAACTTTTCAGATTAGAACTAGACATACCAAGCctcattttttcaaaattttgttgaatttagAGCTAGGGAAGCATGTCAAATAGATTCCTGAAACAGCCCATGCAGCAAGAACTGCACAGCTCCAGCAGCTTAACCCTTACTTTGAAATTCCACCGAAAATTCATTTTTGCTTCAAGTGATGCAAGACCAATTCCAACATAACCACTGAGAAGTCTATTTTCATGTCTCAAAAGCTCTGACTCAGATTCGAAAAGAAACatttcaaaagttcaaaaaacaCCCAGCAAGCTActttgagatattttgacaaacacTTAGCATGCATTACCCAAGTGAGCTTGTATGACTCTTGTTTATCACCAAGCTAGAATCCTAAACGAGAAGTTCAAcctcaaaatttgatttataGTTCATAAATGCTGGGACATACATAGGAACTCAAGCGTTCACGCATAGAAAACAAGCATGCAACAAAGGCATCAACATCAACTCATGAGCATGCTTCAGAAAAAATGGAGGCAGAGAGCACTACAATGGTTGGATGAtcttcaattttggatatgttataaacAACATAATTTCGAGCAAATTTTGTGAGGTaagtgtaataacccaaaacaaaatatctaaaaagtaggattaatttattttaccaaaaagacgattttgccctagCATTATTTAATATGGAAAAatgtgactttttgatcgagaaggaatttgataaTTTCTCTTGCGCCATTACGTAGAgtacggcgaaacgagttcatagacacgtagtgggcccgaatcggagttgtaacgaaagagttatggtcaaaagagtctcagtggcataaccgtaaatatttcgaagttatATCTATAAAAACCCAGccagcctctctctctcacgcgAAAACGGGCCGCCGCCTTCCAAAGCttgctggcgccgcctcagggcaccaccggccacgggaccggtggcgttaGAATcgccatcgagtcccctacaTTTCCCAACCGATCTCCCGTCCGCCGACGACCTGTGCTGGCCGAAAACTGCGAAAGAACGACGGGAACTCACCGAAACTCACCGAAACTTCAAGGCTCCGATCttcctcctccggccaccatttccgtcgacccaggtatggatcttgaacctctcgagctgttctatcTGCTTGTTGGGTCGGATTAGATCGATTTGTAGTGTAGCCAtcggatttttgagcttgaagtttcagcTAATTTTTGGCCTctgttttcggccacttccagtcactttttggggtaggtccaagaacaaaagtggctccaaatatggtgttttacctagcgtaggagtttggagccgtggtttgaagtttttccggcgagccaAAATTGCCTTGGACACCCAaactgcccgcgcgtgtggcggtgcgtgggtgagggtagtgaagtgacTCTGTATAGTTTTacgatcctcgtgttgtcacgaacgtgtaggattttgcggatctcgatttggagtccgtttgagccccgaacggatttttcacaTTGCGCGATCCCTGGGTGCAGTGTCAtcgaaccgttggatcgcacccaaattcagatatgtcgttctacatgatttcaggatcgtgtaggattgaacggattgcgaatcggagttccggatactccgaaatcgcgaagcctggggctagggtttggattttaagcgataacgcgattttgacTAATCCGActgtccgtttcggaccaaattcgcgaaACATGGTTCTTTCTCATATTGGCCATTGGtaatcgtggaccccacggggtccTGGATCAGCCGGTCTGGcggtttatcgcttagtaaaacTTCGAGTCTTTCAAGGTTGTTCTCATTGTCTGAAaagctaaagtgggcataggagtgacTTGAAAATGAGTacacgcatttctaggagccgggggcagggtgtttaatttaattcttctaTTGAgcagtttaattaatttaatctttatggatAATCAAGAACCAGAGGCCCGACAGAACCACAGGAGGGACTGATAaggtcataatttcacacatttgcaggccttctttgcttagtaattttgtttagcttctctttattttgagtctcttacctatatttgtgtgttttgtaggttaagacagcaaggggatgacatttgatacGATTATGCATGTTAAGGGCTAagtggcacaagaggaatatgagcttaaagacaaagCCAATTTTAGCCACactccttgtcagtccagtttcgtaggtcattttgcaggcctcatttcagcaacttacacaggttggatgaggagacatccttgatagaggttgttccaatgggtgtctattataacatatcccaatttcagcccaattggataAATCTGGAGCCCTCAGCACGTCAATGACTTAATCAAGTTCACAGAAATGTCATGTTGGCTGCCATTACATTTAATGTGGCTACATTCCTAGAGCCATGTGCTAGACATGGGCAGCCACACATGGGAGTCAAATCAGCTCAGGAACTCAGAAGgatgaacaaaagtcaagTTTTCCATAAAGAAACCATGCCAAAGCATGTATATGGCAGCTAGAGCAGTTGGCAAGTATgtcagctggagcagttggcaagtatgggcagctggagcagttgggagCAGCTAAGACAGGTGTGCTTCACCAGCCAAAGGGGAGGACGAAATtgcactctataaatagagagctgcacactcattcaagggggtcagacacacacattcacttcatccattactctcatacacacattcagattcaccaaaagagagaggagagcttggagctgtcaagggagcttggagctgtcctgggaacttccttgctgccatcatctagttcttctcctctctttatcctatctatgtatttcttattttctgtattcatagttatgtctaactaatccatttagttagggcttaggatgaagccctagtcatgaatattcaatgttatggatgattttatagttaattgatttccttgcttttgttatcaagttgttaatctccagtttattatgtgcttgatgtatgttttcttggagtagctaactaggattttatgcatctagcacaggttgggaaggggtttagattcaccaattctactctcctttcacaagcaacacatgaatagcctaagaatcattcaaggggttaataaccataggttgactaggacagataccatgttctaggacttgtgtgattatcatattctcaaggagcttaatgactcttatatgctttattctaagtagataccatgcttaggttgcatattagagatcaggtgttgtgtagataccatgcataatcacatgccttaggagaatcatgcatcctgcacctagataccataggcttgtatgcgataatctattgttgatgaagcttgagtcaatttctatgcattcataacttggataggaaaactagtggtggattccaaggctctaacacctctcaatcattgtttcacaacttgttgattgctgctagtgtttactttcgagcactttcatttcactttcttcttttcgtttcaacaacaaaaccccccatttcgagtgcgtgtgtggtgctaggattctgtcctagaccttgagtaattagcaagaggcattgttgaattcgaccttgcctttagctagttagtcagtttctttgttttatttttttttttctagcattctaagtaatttaacttggaaccaagttaccattctccgtgggatcgacctcgtatttacataagctatactataaatggttcgtgcacttgcgagaattaaagttgctgtttttaataactcattttagttgttaagaatTGGCTCAACAAGTTTTTTGGCGCCGTTGCCGGGGATTTGGTAACGATGGTGCTATAGTTAGATTactttgattgttttgtttttgtttgtttcatttgtttcttttcgttggtttttcttttagtaTTCAGTTTTAGTATTTAGTTTTTATCTCCATTGAAAGCACTGAATTGACTTCCTTGGTGTGTGCATGTCCGAATCTGACCAGGAGCAAAGTTCTCCTGAGCCACTTTCACCAAGAACTGCTGCTGTACGTGCTGGTTTGAGGAGGAATTATAGTTCTTCAAGCGTTGAATCTAAAAGTTACGAATCTGAAGGTTCAAGCAACATGGCAGAGATtccaaacaacaacaatgatGAAGGAGGTGGTGCGCTTGTTGTCCAACCAAGAAAACCCCTGCGTGAGTTTTCCATTCCCAAAGTCACCGATCAACCTTCGTGCATTGTCTATCCTCAACTCACAGTTGACAGGTTTGAGCTTAAAAGTGGTAtgattcatcttcttccaacttattaTGGTAATACCACTGAGGATCCTTATATGCATATTAAGCAATTCTTTGAAATATGTGCTacgatcaaaattcaaaaccttgATGATGAGCAAATTAAGATGAGGCTATTCCCATTCAGTTTAAAAGATAAAGCTAAGTCTTGGTTATACTCTTTGCCTAATGCTTCAATTCATACTTGGGAAGAGCTTTCTAATAAGTTTTTGCAGAAATTCTTTCCGGCTAAAAAGACTAACAAGATTAGAAAGGAAATTCTTGGTTTCACACAAAAGGAAGGAGAAGCTtttcatgaatgttgggagagGTACAAGGAGATGATAAGTTCTTGCCCACACCACAACATAGAGAGTTGGATGCAAATGCAATCTTTCTATGAAGGTTTGCTAGATTCCGAAAGGATGATGGTAGATGCAACAAGTGGAGAAGGACTGATGAACAAAACAGCAGATGAAGCTTTTACTCTCTTTGAATCCTTGAGTGCTAACTCTCAACAATGGAGCCACAATAAAGGAAGAGGAGCTCCTATGAAAGCTGTGGTCTCTGAGGTAAGTAATAATAATGAGATTGCTGCAAAACTTGATGTTATGTGTTCTTTGCTTCAACAGGCAGTGGCTGGCCCTCTAGGAAACAAAGTGGAAGTTCAAGACCAATCTTTTGCGGAGCACATGCTAGAACAAGCAAATGCCCTTCAAGCAAGGAATCCTCAAAATGATCCTTATTCAAACACGTACAATCCGGGGTGGAGAAATCATCCTAATTTCAGGTGGAGCAACAATTCAAATGTGCAACAATCTCAAGGACCTCCCCCAGGATTCCAAACACAACAAAGGCAATTCCAACAAGCTCCCCAACAAGTGCAAGAGCAAAGGGGTGATCAAATGGGAGAATTGCAAGACATGTTCAAGAAGTTCATGGGGCAACAAATGCAAACCAATCAGAACCTTCAAAATGCAGTGAACAAGCTAGAAGTGCAAGTTGGGCAGATTGCATCCTCCTTGAGCAATAGAGCATCTGGAACTTTTCCAAGTCAAACAGAGGTGAATCCAAGGCATCATGAGCAAGTTAAAGCAGTGCACATCTTGAGAAGTGGTAAACAAGTTGATAATAAGGTTGGAGATGCCAATGAAGAGCAAGAAGATGGAGAAAACGTGGAGATCATTCAGCCACCACATGGGCAGCCCACAGCTTCCAACAAACAGTCCATCAATGCTCCTGGAATGAGCACAGGCCCTAAGGTATCATCTAATGCTAATCAAgttccaatttcaactaatgCTTTTAGGCCTATTGCACCCTTTCCCAGCAGGTTATCAAAGTCAAAGAAAGATCAAGGCTTGGATGAGATAATGGAAACATTCAAG
The Prunus dulcis chromosome 2, ALMONDv2, whole genome shotgun sequence DNA segment above includes these coding regions:
- the LOC117618152 gene encoding uncharacterized protein LOC117618152, which translates into the protein MSESDQEQSSPEPLSPRTAAVRAGLRRNYSSSSVESKSYESEGSSNMAEIPNNNNDEGGGALVVQPRKPLREFSIPKVTDQPSCIVYPQLTVDRFELKSGMIHLLPTYYGNTTEDPYMHIKQFFEICATIKIQNLDDEQIKMRLFPFSLKDKAKSWLYSLPNASIHTWEELSNKFLQKFFPAKKTNKIRKEILGFTQKEGEAFHECWERYKEMISSCPHHNIESWMQMQSFYEGLLDSERMMVDATSGEGLMNKTADEAFTLFESLSANSQQWSHNKGRGAPMKAVVSEVSNNNEIAAKLDVMCSLLQQAVAGPLGNKVEVQDQSFAEHMLEQANALQARNPQNDPYSNTYNPGWRNHPNFRWSNNSNVQQSQGPPPGFQTQQRQFQQAPQQVQEQRGDQMGELQDMFKKFMGQQMQTNQNLQNAVNKLEVQVGQIASSLSNRASGTFPSQTEVNPRHHEQVKAVHILRSGKQVDNKVGDANEEQEDGENVEIIQPPHGQPTASNKQSINAPGMSTGPKVSSNANQVPISTNAFRPIAPFPSRLSKSKKDQGLDEIMETFKKVQINIPLLNAIAQIPKYAKFLKDLCTNKRRFKEHEQVALSEEVRAVLQRKLPPKLKDPGSFSIPCIVGDFKIPKALLDRGASINLMPYHVYEKLNLGELQATTVSIQLADRTIRYPKGILEGVLVNVEGLILPADFLVLEMEEAPILDNELPLIFGRPFMATAKTKIDVEQGTLTMTVNGETVAFKVFDALKPNVVQDCFQIEVFGNPG